From Amaranthus tricolor cultivar Red isolate AtriRed21 chromosome 4, ASM2621246v1, whole genome shotgun sequence:
tgaaggaAATGATCAAGATGATCAATATGGTGAAGATGGAGGCTCTGTTCAGCATGTTGATGCTAGTCTCTACACCCAACCATCATTTCAAGATCTAGTTTCACAATTTGGTTCACCACCGAGCTTCACTCAATTGGTTCAACCATCTCAACAACATCCTAATGATGAAGCCCCTATACCTTCAAAAAAAAGTTGGGATTTGATTGAAGATATTGCTTTTATATGTTCAGTCATGAACACAAGTACAGATCCAATTGTGAGCACCAACCAAAAGATAAGAGTGAGGTGGCAAAAAGTTAAGGAAGCTTATGAAGCAACGAGGATGGAATGACCCCATCTGATCCCACGAAGAACCGCCAACATGCTTAAATGTCGTTGGGGTGGAGTTGCTCCAGCATGTTTGAAGTGGTCTGAAAGTTA
This genomic window contains:
- the LOC130810881 gene encoding uncharacterized protein LOC130810881, coding for MFHHHHQYYNVNSNIDNYSTSIRSESLDENEMEYDDENEGNDQDDQYGEDGGSVQHVDASLYTQPSFQDLVSQFGSPPSFTQLVQPSQQHPNDEAPIPSKKSWDLIEDIAFICSVMNTSTDPIVSTNQKIRVRWQKVKEAYEATRME